One window of Maridesulfovibrio ferrireducens genomic DNA carries:
- a CDS encoding helix-turn-helix domain-containing protein encodes MSSNKLKPELEEHTQRIKAFVKELELQHKDLGNSANISRPTVSAYLKQENQPSMVTLSKWVKTFGLNGHWLLTGEGEMLVSGTTGDIDEEDPIIRRMREAKSILKDAPPEVLYEVIKNITSGNSSIDQEQKKKAS; translated from the coding sequence TTGTCGTCAAATAAACTAAAACCTGAACTCGAAGAACACACACAGCGAATAAAAGCTTTTGTTAAAGAGCTTGAATTACAGCATAAAGACCTTGGTAATTCTGCGAATATAAGCCGTCCAACAGTGTCGGCATACTTGAAACAAGAAAATCAGCCTTCGATGGTAACTTTATCTAAATGGGTTAAAACCTTTGGATTAAATGGGCATTGGCTTTTGACTGGTGAAGGGGAAATGCTTGTTTCCGGAACTACTGGTGATATAGATGAGGAAGATCCCATTATAAGAAGGATGCGCGAAGCAAAAAGCATTTTAAAAGATGCACCTCCCGAAGTACTTTATGAGGTTATCAAAAACATAACTTCGGGAAATTCGAGCATCGACCAAGAGCAGAAAAAGAAAGCGAGTTAA
- a CDS encoding AAA family ATPase — MKSIQIENLKSLVKTPKIEIKPITILVGKNSSGKSTFLRTFPLFKQSVEENIKAPILFCGNDVDFGDFSEIINKSTKNDSIIFTIESEIEQASLLNNAYRYTFNYSKFINRDDNEILPIKFISKIKNKVKNIRNTYLESFEISIADQNLNFKFNEDSKLIDLNINNESFKKFIDDIYSTNSGLVPNLITKMSIEKNYLFSLSTMFPQFQEQSRYERLLKIIKKHVYNTTSNENIADIVRSISIGSKSYTLSSCKNDFLKTKTWLKRAETWTTESKDFQSVNNALLFENFMSIVNFIGNHFKSYSQRINYISPFRASPERYYRHQELAVHNIDPQGKNTAIFLDNLTSSQKKKLEEWTDNNFNIKLKTTYKSGHLSIELKENESNFYINIADIGFGYSQLLPIIIQLWFKTTEDNKDISFNTGYETFAIEQPELHLHPKMIGHFTDLLVKLISSNRFKKSNIKLIIETHSKSFINRIGQHIAKKNITPDSVNVVIFDNKNGYESNIDIAKFNDKGMLKNWPANFFLPERF, encoded by the coding sequence ATGAAATCAATACAAATTGAAAATTTAAAAAGTCTTGTCAAAACACCTAAGATAGAAATTAAACCTATTACTATTCTGGTAGGTAAAAATAGCAGTGGAAAAAGCACCTTCCTGAGAACCTTTCCTCTTTTTAAACAAAGCGTTGAAGAAAACATAAAAGCCCCAATACTTTTTTGTGGAAACGATGTGGACTTTGGTGATTTTTCTGAAATCATAAATAAGAGCACTAAAAATGACTCTATAATATTCACTATTGAATCAGAAATTGAACAAGCATCTTTACTAAACAATGCTTATAGATATACCTTTAACTATAGCAAATTCATAAACAGAGATGATAATGAAATTCTTCCTATAAAATTCATATCTAAAATAAAAAACAAAGTAAAAAATATCCGTAATACTTATTTAGAATCTTTTGAAATTTCTATAGCGGATCAAAATTTAAACTTTAAATTTAACGAAGACTCGAAATTGATTGATCTTAATATCAACAATGAAAGCTTTAAAAAATTTATAGATGACATATATAGTACAAATTCTGGATTAGTACCTAATCTTATAACTAAAATGTCAATAGAGAAAAATTACTTATTCTCTCTAAGCACGATGTTTCCGCAATTCCAAGAACAGTCTCGTTATGAACGCTTATTGAAAATAATCAAAAAACACGTCTATAATACAACTAGCAATGAAAATATTGCCGACATTGTGCGCTCCATATCAATAGGTTCCAAATCTTACACATTATCGAGCTGTAAAAACGATTTTCTAAAAACTAAAACTTGGCTTAAAAGAGCTGAAACTTGGACTACAGAATCCAAAGATTTTCAAAGTGTTAACAATGCCTTATTATTTGAAAACTTTATGAGTATAGTAAATTTTATTGGCAACCATTTTAAATCATACTCTCAAAGAATTAACTACATAAGTCCTTTTAGAGCTTCTCCAGAAAGATACTACCGCCATCAAGAGTTAGCTGTCCATAACATAGATCCGCAAGGTAAAAATACAGCAATATTCCTTGACAACCTAACTTCAAGCCAAAAAAAGAAATTAGAAGAATGGACCGACAACAATTTTAATATAAAACTTAAAACAACATACAAATCAGGTCATCTTTCTATTGAACTTAAAGAGAATGAATCTAATTTTTATATAAATATAGCCGATATAGGATTTGGATATTCTCAACTTCTGCCTATTATTATCCAACTTTGGTTCAAAACAACTGAAGATAATAAAGACATAAGCTTTAATACTGGATACGAAACATTCGCTATTGAGCAGCCAGAGTTACACTTACACCCCAAAATGATAGGACATTTTACAGACTTACTAGTAAAACTTATATCTTCAAACCGTTTCAAAAAATCCAATATTAAACTAATTATCGAAACTCATAGCAAATCCTTTATTAATAGAATTGGTCAGCACATAGCTAAAAAAAATATTACTCCTGACTCAGTAAATGTCGTTATATTCGACAATAAAAACGGCTACGAATCAAACATAGACATTGCCAAATTCAATGATAAAGGAATGTTAAAAAACTGGCCTGCTAACTTCTTTCTTCCGGAGCGGTTTTAA